A portion of the Algisphaera agarilytica genome contains these proteins:
- a CDS encoding type B 50S ribosomal protein L31 has product MKNDIHPEYRTVVFRDVSADEMFITRSTATSKETIKWEDGNEYPLVKVDISSASHPFFTGKQKFVDTAGRVEKFQKKFAGNYFGKK; this is encoded by the coding sequence ATGAAGAACGACATCCACCCCGAGTACCGCACCGTAGTCTTCCGTGACGTCTCGGCCGACGAGATGTTCATCACCCGCTCGACCGCGACCTCCAAGGAAACGATCAAGTGGGAAGACGGCAACGAGTATCCCCTGGTCAAGGTGGACATCTCCAGCGCCAGCCACCCCTTCTTCACCGGTAAGCAGAAGTTCGTCGACACGGCCGGCCGCGTCGAGAAGTTCCAAAAGAAGTTCGCGGGCAACTACTTCGGCAAGAAGTAA
- a CDS encoding peptide chain release factor 1 → MALNPSTLDAIRQKLDEVAAQFDELERQLADPEVVSDHQQLRVLGTKRSAIAGIVGKYRELQQLDAEADEAKQIIEATGDDRDAELVEMAEAELPDLQERSAALMEEISNELVTADDAAIGSVILEVRAGTGGAEAALFAGELVEVYQNFAKSRGWKMEVVDLAAGEQGGVRHATATVGGEGVWQGLGYEGGVHCVKRVPATETQGRVHTSTATVAVLPEPEEVEVDIPDSDLEVHVTTAQGPGGQNVNKVATAVHMIHKPTGIEVRMQESKSQAQNRQKAMQLMRARVYERMQAEKDAEYAEERSKMIGTGGRSERVRTYRWKDNMVVDHRLGRNFNLQTHMSGALDELIEALIAEDRAQRLASL, encoded by the coding sequence ATGGCTCTGAATCCCTCCACCCTCGACGCGATCCGCCAGAAGCTCGACGAAGTCGCGGCGCAGTTTGACGAGCTCGAACGCCAGCTCGCCGACCCCGAGGTCGTGTCGGACCACCAGCAACTCCGCGTGCTGGGCACCAAGCGTTCCGCAATCGCGGGGATTGTGGGCAAGTACCGCGAGCTTCAACAACTCGACGCCGAGGCGGACGAGGCGAAACAGATCATCGAGGCGACCGGCGACGACCGCGATGCGGAACTTGTCGAGATGGCCGAGGCCGAGCTTCCCGACTTGCAGGAGCGCTCGGCGGCGCTGATGGAAGAGATCAGCAACGAACTGGTCACGGCCGACGACGCGGCGATCGGCAGCGTGATCCTCGAAGTCCGCGCGGGCACCGGCGGGGCGGAGGCGGCGCTGTTTGCGGGCGAACTCGTCGAGGTCTACCAGAACTTCGCCAAGTCGCGCGGCTGGAAGATGGAGGTCGTTGACCTCGCCGCGGGTGAGCAGGGCGGGGTGCGTCACGCGACCGCGACCGTGGGTGGCGAGGGCGTCTGGCAGGGGCTTGGCTACGAGGGCGGGGTGCACTGCGTGAAGCGTGTCCCGGCGACCGAGACCCAGGGCCGGGTGCACACGAGCACCGCGACCGTGGCGGTGCTCCCCGAGCCGGAAGAAGTCGAGGTGGATATCCCCGACAGCGATCTCGAGGTCCACGTCACCACCGCCCAGGGCCCCGGCGGACAGAACGTCAACAAGGTCGCCACCGCCGTCCACATGATCCACAAGCCCACCGGCATCGAGGTGCGGATGCAGGAATCCAAGAGCCAGGCCCAGAACCGCCAGAAGGCGATGCAGCTCATGCGGGCTCGGGTGTACGAACGTATGCAGGCCGAGAAGGACGCGGAGTACGCCGAGGAACGCAGCAAGATGATCGGCACCGGCGGCCGCAGCGAACGTGTGCGGACGTATCGCTGGAAGGACAACATGGTGGTCGACCACCGCCTGGGGCGTAACTTCAACCTGCAGACGCACATGTCCGGGGCGCTGGATGAATTGATCGAAGCCCTTATTGCCGAGGACCGCGCGCAGCGGCTCGCATCCCTCTGA